In Triticum urartu cultivar G1812 chromosome 6, Tu2.1, whole genome shotgun sequence, the following proteins share a genomic window:
- the LOC125514817 gene encoding WAT1-related protein At1g44800-like has product MGMGWKVLSDVKPYLAMVLLQVGFAGMYIIAVASLKAGMSHFVLVVYRNLVATAVMAPFALYFERCKGLRPKMTITIFLKIMGLAFLEPVIDQNLYFMGAKLTSAGFATALVNILPAVTFVLALLLRMEKVRLRSLHSQAKIVGTVLTVAGAVLMVLYHGPIVQFPWTKGQHHATASGQGVGSAADARDWLNGTIMVIIACVAWACFFILQSNTLKSYPAELSLTVLICGMGSLMSGAIALVAERANTQAWVIGFDMRLFTAVYAGIVCSGVAYYVQGIVSSQRGPVFVTAFNPLCMIITAVMGSIILKEEINLGSVIGAAIIVGGLYFLIWGKSKDEISKAGGSSKGAGELPLTSVTNGHGSGKQELGNGNGGHVFVMETPGANGHY; this is encoded by the exons atgGGTATGGGGTGGAAAGTTCTGAGCGATGTGAAGCCGTACCTGGCGATGGTGCTGCTGCAGGTGGGGTTCGCCGGCATGTACATCATCGCCGTGGCGTCCCTCAAGGCCGGGATGAGCCACTTCGTCCTCGTCGTCTACCGGAACCTCGTCGCCACCGCCGTCATGGCGCCCTTCGCCCTCTACTTCGAGAG GTGCAAGGGACTGAGGCCAAAGATGACAATCACCATCTTCCTCAAGATCATGGGTCTCGCATTCCTCGA GCCTGTGATTGACCAGAACCTGTACTTCATGGGGGCGAAGCTCACCTCGGCGGGATTCGCGACGGCGCTCGTCAACATCCTCCCGGCCGTCACCTTTGTGCTGGCCCTCCTCCTGCGCATGGAGAAGGTGCGGCTGCGGAGCCTGCACAGCCAGGCCAAGATCGTCGGCACGGTCCTCACGGTGGCCGGCGCCGTGCTGATGGTCCTGTACCACGGCCCCATCGTGCAGTTCCCGTGGACCAAGGGCCAGCACCACGCCACCGCCAGTGGCCAGGGCGTCGGCAGCGCGGCCGACGCGCGGGATTGGCTGAACGGGACTATCATGGTCATCATCGCCTGCGTGGCCTGGGCGTGCTTCTTCATCCTCCAGTCCAACACCCTCAAGAGCTACCCGGCGGAACTGTCGCTCACCGTGCTCATCTGCGGCATGGGATCCCTCATGAGCGGCGCCATCGCCCTCGTCGCCGAGCGCGCCAACACTCAGGCCTGGGTTATCGGCTTCGACATGCGCCTCTTCACCGCCGTCTACGCCGGCATCGTGTGCTCCGGCGTGGCGTACTACGTGCAGGGCATCGTGTCGAGTCAAAGGGGCCCGGTGTTCGTCACGGCATTCAACCCGCTCTGCATGATCATAACCGCCGTCATGGGCTCCATCATTCTCAAGGAGGAGATCAATCTCGGAAG TGTTATTGGTGCAGCCATCATCGTTGGAGGCCTCTACTTTCTCATCTGGGGCAAGAGCAAGGACGAGATCAGCAAAGCCGGCGGCAGCAGCAAGGGCGCCGGCGAGCTGCCCTTAACCTCAGTGACCAACGGCCACGGCAGCGGCAAGCAAGAGCTCGGCAACGGCAACGGCGGCCATGTCTTCGTCATGGAGACGCCGGGAGCCAATGGCCACTACTAG